The DNA sequence CAGTCTGGTAGTTTTCATTCAACCTCTTTAGTCTAGTCTTGTATATTATTCAGGGTGCAGGTGGCTGTTTCCTGCCCCTCCCTTCCGGATGGCCTTTACATTGCTGCTCCCAAGAGGTGTTGATACAGCTGCTTTCTTCAGATCGTTTCGTATTAACCCCTCCCTCACCTCCAAAGGATGCAGTGCCAAACGGAGGCTCTTGCCCAGCTTGGAGACTGGAAAAAGAAGcaagcaagaggaggaggaggaaagaagataagattggatttatatcccaccctatactctgaatctcggagtctcagagcagtcacaatctcctttatcttcctcccccgcaatatgtggggtgggtggggctgagagggctctcacagcagctgccctttcaaggacagctctgcgagagctatggctgacccaaggccattccagcagccgcaagtggaggagtggggaattgaacccggttctcccagataagagtccacgcacttaaccactacaccgaactggctctcaaggaaggaaggaaggaaggagaaggagatggagatattggatttatatcccaccctatactctcagTCTTGGAGtctagagcggctcacaatcttccttcctcccccacaacagataccctgtgaggtaggtggggcttagagagctctcccagaagctgccctttcaatgacagctctgtgagtgttatggctgacccaaggccattccagcagccgcaagtggaggagtgggcaatcaaacctggttctcccagataagagtccgcacacttaaccactacactaaactggctctcaaggaaggaaggaaggaaggaaggaaggaaggaaggaaggaaggaaggaaggaaggaaggaaggagaaggagaaggagatggagatattggatttatattctgccctatactctgaatctcatagtctcagagcagctcacaatcttttttcccttcctcctccaaaacagacaaactgtgaggtaggtggggctgagagagctctcccagaagctgccctttcaatgacagctctgcaagagctatggctgacccaaggccattccagcagctgcaagtggaggagtggggaatcaaatccggttctcccagataagactctgcacactgAACCagtacaccgaactggctctcaaggaaggaaggaaggagatattggatttatatcctgccctatactctgaaactcagagtctagagcggctcacgatcttctttcccttcctcccccaaaacagacaccatgtgaggtaggtggggctgagagaactctcccagaagctgccctttcaatgacagctctgcaagagctctggctgacccaaggccattccagcaggtgcaagtggaggagtggggaatcaaacccggttctcccagataagagtccctgcacttaaccactacaccaaactggagtcatGGAATACTCCCCATAATTCAGGCAGGGGGTGGGAAGGTTCCAAGGGCAGAGCTAGATCCTTCCAGATGAGGTCAGGAGCTACAGGTAAACCCTTGTTCTCGTGCCTGCAGAAATGATCACCATCCGTTTCTCCTTACGCCCTGAAAGATGGAGCTGGGCAGGTAGATTGGCTCTTCCGTACTTGACTCACTGTTGTCCTATTCactctgcaatggggggggggggaagaagggtgCAGGCTGGTGCCCCCCTGTACCTGCAGATGACACCATGAAgcagggggctgaatcaggcccccggagggcatATTTcagtcccctcccccaagcaactggctgtcgtctccttccttctccctctctcttggcttccttcagcatcacagcatcttttgccaggcttgcttaatctcacaggcgctacagagaaaaacctctattttctccgttggctgagactcctcctttgGCGAGGAAcgggggggaagcagagcttgctttgccagctctctcgatcgcacagcagagctactgagccaagcctctcttccttctgctgggagagcctcctccccctcctcctcccctggggaaggaaggaaagagccagagtttcctttgcccagttccctggatcccgtgggagagatacaaagaaagcgcctttaagtccaacgagtgctaaggttttaagcatgttttatttaagttttttttttcaaaaaaagaaatctttgtgtttgtctgtgtgtcctttataaagtttatatctctgctacctaatcttaaataggtacacacacagcccagcccagccctgtgaggtgggtggggctgagagagctctccctgaagctgccctttccaattgtctgttgtgagggagaagatataggagatttagTCAACTCTGAGACTGGTTTTACAGGGCTCCCAGGTCAGGGGACCTTCATCTCATATATGCCGGATCctgccctcgtaacaaatgagtttgacacccctgcgctgTTTTTAAagcctgttttaatttttaaataccgtatttttcacaccataagacgcactttttcctccaaaaaaagtgtggggggaaagtgtgtgagtcttatggagcgaaggtacgtaccttcttgggggggggatccgctgcctccgcctccgatcccggcgcttccccgcgcctgcctgcctggctccagcttcttccagcaagcgctgggatcgctccacgctgcccccgctgcaaacccagggcttcgcgagcgccggctgtggagggggcagcgtgcttcctccgtgcctgtctgcctggctccagctctgatgcttacagcaagcaccgggatcagagggcggagggagcaatcctggcgcttgctgtaagcgtcagagctggagccaggcagacaggcacggaggaagcacgctgccccctccacagccggcgctcgtgaagcgctgggtttgcggagggggcgggtgcttcctccgtgcctgtctgcctggctccagctctgacgcttacagcaagcgccaggattgctccctccgccctccgatcccagcgcttgctttaagcatcagagctggagccaggcagacaggcacggaggaagcacgctgccctctccgcagccggcgctcgcgaagcgctgggtttgcggtgggggcagcgtggaacgatcccagcgcttgctggaagaagctggagccaggcaggcaggcggggggggaagcgccggatcggaggtggaggcagcggatcgcccccaggaggaaggtgcgtcctatggtccggagcgccttatggtgtgaaaaatacggtatatacggtatgtatgtgtatgtttgcctgtgtcctttattaagtttatatctcggctacctaatcttaaataggcacacgcacggcccagcccgacaagctctcatttatgccagatccggccctcataacaaatgacttcgaTAAGCCCGCCATGAAGGTTCCTTTTATGGGTTATGTGAAAGGAAGAGGGAAGACCTCCCCCTTCTTGAGCCACAGCCCCGCTCCCCATTACCGCCTGATTTTGCTGGCGTTCTCTGCAGGCAACTAACTTGACTTTAGTCCAGATATCAAGTCACTGCACATCCCCTGGGCGAAAGCAGTTGGTAAGGAGTCTACTTATGGGGAATGCAAAAGGCAGCGCGAGACTGTACACATCCTTTAGGTAGGTCGTTGGGCAGCTAGAGAGATTaacggaggagaggtctatcagtggctactagccagggtGACTAAAGAGAAACTCCacattcttcacccaaagggtgattcacacatggaattcactgccatagaaggtggcggcggctacaagcatagccagcttcaagaggggattggataagcatatggagcagaggtccatcaggggctgttagtcacagcgtattgttggaactgtctggggcagtgatgctctgtattcttggtgcttcgggtgggggcacaatgggagggcttctagtgtcctggccccattggtggaccttctgatagcacctggtttttttggccactgtgtgacacagagcattggactggaggggccattggcctgatccaacagggcttctcttatgttcttatgtggcacagtgttggactggaggggccattggcctgatccaacagggcttctcttatgttcttatgtgacacagagcattggactggaggggccattggcctgatccaacagggcttctcttatgtggcacagtgttggactggagggccattggcctgatccaacatggcttctcttaatgttcttataaagatagatagatagatgaatttattgtcattgttctcaacaaaaagagagcaacgaaatgaggtgctcttccacaaacataccaacacatcaaacacacatattcataaacatttaaatacatctgaaaccattaaaccatttaaaccattaaaaccatttaaatacatctaaaatggataaacattcataaaaccattaaaaccatttaaaccattaaataaacattcataaaaccattaaacattcataaaaccattaaaaccatttaaaccattaaatacattctaaaacagataatccttcataaccctgcatttaacctaaccacagcacttggatagaaactgtccttaaatctgtttgtcctagccttcaacactctatatcgtctacctgacggtaagatctaaaaaagcaaatggcccagatgtgtatggtcccttaggatcatttgtatcttccttttacatgccatattatacagatcaccaatgaggggagagaacagtgttggactggaggggccattggcttgatccaacagggcttctcttaatgttcttatgtgacacagagtgttggactggaggggccattggcctgatccaacatggcttctcttatgttcttatgtgacacagagagttggactggatgggccattggcctgatccaacatggcttctcttaatgttcttatttggaggcagtcagcctctgaatctcagtgtcaggaggcaacatcaggagaggcCACAGGACTAGACAGTTTGAAAGgactactaaccatggtgactaaagggaacctccactttcagaggcaatatatttctgaatcccagtgccaggaggcaacatcaggggaaggcctcagcctctctgccctgttgttggccctccaaaggaactggctggccactgtgtgagacaggatgctggactagatgaaccactggtctgatccagcagggctcttctgatgttcttatgaagtcccttggcctctatgccctgtgttggccatccagaggaactggttggccactgtgtgagactggatgctggactagatggaccctccctggtctgacccagcagggctcttctgacgttcttatgaaggcctcaacatCTCAGCTCCATTGTTGGGCCTTCagaggctggccactgtgtgagacaaggcgctggagtagatggaccactggtctaatccagaagGGCTTTTATGAAAgccttgacctctgtgccctgttgttgaacctccagaggaactggttggcctctgtgtgagacaggaggctggactagatgggccctccctggtctgatccagcaaggctcttctgatgttcttatgaaggcctcagcctttctgccctgttgttggccctccagaggaactggttggcccctgtgtgagacaggaggctggactagatgggccctccctggtctgatccagcagggctcctctgatgttcttatgaaggcctcggcctctctgccctgttgttgggtctccagaggaactggttggcctctgtgtgagacaggaggctggactagatgggccctccctggtctgatccagcaaggctcttcggatgttcttatgctctttgtAAGTAGCTAGGTATGGTTTTCATTGATTTCATAACTCTTCGGTGATTTCTTCCCAGCAGATGAAGTGCTAACAGGAATGGTCGAGGGGACTGCACCACAATGGCGTCCTCGCATCCCCTGGAACTGACCGTCTTGGGGAATGGATCGGGGCCCAGCCAGAGAGCCCTACGAGGGTACCTTCGTCGCCATGGACAGCCCCCAGTTCCGGCATCGAGAATATCTCctacgaggaggaggaggaggaagaagaggcagaaACCTCCTTCCCTAATGACCGAGGCACTGCCGGCAGTTCCCGGACCCTTCAGCACCCTCCAGAGGAGACCTCTCTCCCAGGTCAGAGGACGGCCCTACGTCAGACACGAGTGGGAATTCTGTGGACTACGGCTTCATTTCGGCTTTGGTCTTCTTAGTGGGTGGGATTTTGCTGGTGATCGTCGCTTACAGCATCCCGCGAGAAGCGAGGGTCGATCCGGACACAGTGTCAGCCCGGGAGATGGAGAGACTGGAGATGTACTATGCCCGCCTGGCTCCCGGTTGGACAAGTGCATCATTGCAGGCTTGGGGTTCTTGACTTTGGGGGCATGCTTCTCTCTGTTCTCCTGATGGTCTCCATCTACAAAGGGGAGCTGTATCGGAGAAGGACTTTCGCG is a window from the Heteronotia binoei isolate CCM8104 ecotype False Entrance Well chromosome 2, APGP_CSIRO_Hbin_v1, whole genome shotgun sequence genome containing:
- the TMEM74B gene encoding LOW QUALITY PROTEIN: transmembrane protein 74B (The sequence of the model RefSeq protein was modified relative to this genomic sequence to represent the inferred CDS: inserted 4 bases in 4 codons); translated protein: MASSHPLELTVLGNGSGPSQRALRGXPSSPWTAPSSGIENISYEEEEEEEEAETSFPNDRGTAGSSRTXSAPSRGDLSPRSEDGPTSDTSGNSVDYGFISALVFLVGGILLVIVAYSIPREARVDPDTVSAREMERLEMYYARXGSRLDKCIIAGLGFLTXGGMLLSVLLMVSIYKGELYRRRTFAASRAPRKTYGSINLRMRQLNGEGGQTLVENEVVQTTEAAPVGQNC